The Tindallia californiensis genomic interval GAACGATGATCGTCAGTTATCGCGAACCGATTAATTCAACCGGATCAATTACAGGAATCGCAGGCCGAAAAGATTTCACGGTCCTTGCCATTGAAAAAAATCTTATGAAAAATGATATCAGTTTTGTTCGTAAACTCCTATCCACCTTAGAAAATCATCAGATACGTTTTGAACATACTCCGTCTGGCATTGACAGTTTATCCCTTGTCATAAAAAGCAGCGAGCTCAACGGTAAGTTAGATAAGCTGATCGAGGACATTCATGTACATTGTAAACCAGACCTGCTCGAAGTGCATCCCAATATGGCACTAGTAGCAACCGTTGGTCATGGCATGGCTTATACCCCTGGTATTTCCGCTAAACTGTTTACAGCCTTATATGAATCAGGCGTAAACGTTCGGATGATTGATCAGGGATCCAGTGAAATTAACATTATTGTAGGAGTAGAAAACAAAGACTTCGAAAAAGCCGTAACCGCTATTTACAATGCATTTGTCAAATAGCAAAGATTTTCCTCCGTTTTTTTTAGAAAGAAATAATATTTCGTTTTGAAAAACCATCATAAAGGGTATCAAAACCATAAGTATCGATGTGTGAATCGTCATACATTCTCATTTTTCTAAGTAGACAAGTAAACGGAGGGGATTTTATGAGTATCAATGCTGAAAAAACATCGTTTTTGAAAGATATCCGAAGTATACGATCGTATAAAAACGATCCTATTGAAAAAGAAATATTAATGGACTTAGTTGATTCAGCCCGAATGGCACCAACCGCACGCAATATCCAGCCTTGGGAATTTGTTGTTGTTACTGATAAAAACATTCTCAAACGTTTATCTGAAGTTCATTCAAATGGAGGTTTTTTGAAAGATGCTCCTGCTTGTATCGTGGTGCTATGTAAAAAGGACACAGAATACTATATTGAAGATGGATCGGCAGCTACCCAGAACATCATTGTAGCCGCCCGGGTATACGGATTAAAAAGTTGCTGGATAGGCGGATGCAAAGGTCCGTTTTACGAAAATGATGACATTCCTATGTGCGAAGGTGAACCTTGTCAGATTCTGCCACTCTATGACGATCTCTGCTCGCAGTTAAAGGAAATTGTAAAGGCACCTGCTGATCTGGAGGTTATTTCTATTGTATCTTTAGGTTACAGTGATGAATCTTTCGTAGCTCCTAAACGTCCTTTAAGCGAAGTCATGCATTGGGATGTTTTCAATAATAAGTAGATCAAAAAAGAACCCGCTAAACCAAGCGGGTTCTTTTTTTTAGGCTAATAGTTATTCTGATCCTCTAAACTAATTATTTTTTTCAAATCATCTGTAAGTTCTCGCGGCTGTTCTAACATTAAAAAGTGACCACTTTGGGGGTAATAGTGGAGTTTATTGTCCTGCACATTTTTAACCCCCATTCTATCAAGCATATTCCTGATATCTTCTTCACTCTTTGCAGCAATACCAGAGTAAAGATAATGAACCGGAGTATGAAGAAGGTTTAGCTTCTGTGTAAAATCATTTTCAATCATATCCTTCATATAAAAATAGTATGCTTTTTCGTCTGTTCGTAAAGCTTCTTTAACCACCGCATCCCTAAGATCAGCATCTTCAATCAACTGTTTGTAATGAGCCTGTATTACAGCTGTTCGATTTCGTTCCAGTTGTTCTAAGTCCAGTTGACGAATGAGTTTCAAGTCTTTTCTTTTCGGAAACATATCAATCACTACTAGCCGCGCCACTTTTACCTGATCATGAAAGGCTACTTCCGTTGCAATGATTCCACCAAGCCCATGTCCAATCATTACGGCACCATTAACACCCATTTCCGTTAACTTTTCACCCAGCATTTTAACGGTTTCATTAATGCTCACCACTCCATTTCCCGAGGGACAGCTTCCATGTCCATACAAATCTACAGATATTATTTGATATGAACTCGCCAGCTCTTCTCTTTGAAATTTCCATACATCAGAAGATGAACCAATCTGATGTATCATGACTACCGGTACCCCCGACCCTTGTACTTGAATCTTCATATTCTCACCCTTTCCTAGTCATCAAGCTTTTTTTCATTACCTATTTTACCTTTTTTATGGTTATACCCCATTCAGAGCAATACATTTATCATACTTAAAATAAAAAAACCCTAAAAAGTAATGACACTTCACTTTTTAGGGTTTTTTCTTGGCTAACATCAAGATTTAATCTGGTATTTACTTTTTTGATCCATTCGATTGCTCATTACATACTTTTGACTTTTTCTTTCAAGGTTAATATATTTTTTTCGATGGTACCTATCACCTTTTTAAACTCTTCATCACTTTTCCCCGTTGGATCTTCCAGACCCCAATCTTCTTCATGATCATTTGGTACAAAGGGACAAACTACATTACAACC includes:
- a CDS encoding nitroreductase family protein — its product is MSINAEKTSFLKDIRSIRSYKNDPIEKEILMDLVDSARMAPTARNIQPWEFVVVTDKNILKRLSEVHSNGGFLKDAPACIVVLCKKDTEYYIEDGSAATQNIIVAARVYGLKSCWIGGCKGPFYENDDIPMCEGEPCQILPLYDDLCSQLKEIVKAPADLEVISIVSLGYSDESFVAPKRPLSEVMHWDVFNNK
- a CDS encoding alpha/beta fold hydrolase, producing MKIQVQGSGVPVVMIHQIGSSSDVWKFQREELASSYQIISVDLYGHGSCPSGNGVVSINETVKMLGEKLTEMGVNGAVMIGHGLGGIIATEVAFHDQVKVARLVVIDMFPKRKDLKLIRQLDLEQLERNRTAVIQAHYKQLIEDADLRDAVVKEALRTDEKAYYFYMKDMIENDFTQKLNLLHTPVHYLYSGIAAKSEEDIRNMLDRMGVKNVQDNKLHYYPQSGHFLMLEQPRELTDDLKKIISLEDQNNY